Proteins co-encoded in one Streptococcus pyogenes genomic window:
- a CDS encoding siphovirus Gp157 family protein — translation MAYLYELEGIAAYLESLDLDDETFQNTLDSIDFQSDLENTIEYFVKMLKNAQADVEMYKAEKEAFYKKQKQAEAKVEKYKETIRRAMELSQKKKVDAGMFKVSLRKSKKVEILDETKIPLDYMQEKIEYKPMKSEISKALKSGIDISGVELIETESLQVK, via the coding sequence ATGGCTTATTTATATGAACTTGAGGGAATCGCCGCTTATCTGGAAAGTTTAGATTTAGACGACGAAACCTTTCAAAATACGCTTGACAGCATTGATTTTCAATCAGACTTAGAAAATACCATTGAGTATTTTGTCAAAATGTTAAAAAATGCTCAAGCTGACGTCGAAATGTATAAAGCCGAAAAAGAAGCTTTTTACAAAAAGCAAAAGCAAGCAGAAGCAAAAGTGGAAAAATACAAAGAGACAATCAGGCGTGCAATGGAATTGAGCCAAAAGAAAAAAGTTGACGCTGGAATGTTTAAGGTGTCTTTGCGAAAAAGCAAAAAAGTAGAGATTTTGGACGAAACAAAAATTCCTCTTGATTACATGCAAGAAAAAATTGAATACAAACCAATGAAATCTGAGATCTCGAAAGCTTTGAAATCTGGAATTGATATATCTGGAGTTGAACTAATCGAAACAGAAAGTTTGCAGGTAAAGTAA
- a CDS encoding XRE family transcriptional regulator, whose translation MKLGEIIKNFREEKKLSMDRFAEKSGLTKGYISMLEKNEHPKSKKPIIPTEETLLKVAKGMGVDIDFVLSKLDSDQEIQINISPKNMLNMDNPSTPTTPKVELIPSTLQKINSTSSQLEHSRQIIVLDTAETLLEQQKEIKNNEDTIAELFSYNYYDHAASAGTGQYLNDVQVEKIELPVDYDADFVIPVYGDSMEPKYHSGDYVFVKLSVELTDGDIGVFEYYGDAYIKQLLINDEGAFLHSLNSKYEDIPIDRDSDFRIIGEVVGSYSGNHS comes from the coding sequence TTGAAATTAGGGGAAATAATAAAAAATTTCAGGGAAGAAAAAAAGTTATCAATGGATAGGTTTGCTGAAAAATCTGGTCTTACTAAGGGGTATATTTCAATGCTTGAAAAAAACGAGCATCCGAAATCTAAAAAACCAATTATCCCTACAGAAGAAACTTTGTTAAAAGTAGCAAAAGGGATGGGGGTTGATATTGATTTTGTTTTGAGTAAATTAGATTCCGATCAAGAAATACAGATTAATATTTCTCCTAAGAATATGTTAAATATGGATAATCCCTCCACTCCCACCACCCCAAAAGTCGAACTTATCCCATCTACTCTACAAAAAATAAACTCTACTTCTTCTCAACTAGAACACAGTAGACAGATAATTGTTTTAGATACAGCTGAGACTTTATTGGAACAACAGAAAGAAATTAAAAACAACGAAGATACTATTGCCGAATTATTTTCTTACAACTACTACGACCACGCAGCTTCAGCTGGTACAGGTCAGTATCTAAATGATGTACAAGTAGAAAAAATTGAGTTACCAGTCGATTATGACGCAGACTTTGTTATCCCTGTTTATGGTGATTCCATGGAACCGAAGTATCACTCTGGGGATTATGTATTTGTTAAGCTATCCGTAGAGCTTACAGATGGCGATATAGGCGTCTTTGAATACTATGGTGACGCTTATATCAAACAGCTACTTATAAATGACGAGGGGGCATTTCTGCACAGTTTAAATAGCAAGTATGAAGATATACCGATAGATAGAGATAGTGATTTTAGGATTATTGGTGAAGTTGTTGGAAGTTATTCGGGAAATCATAGCTAA
- a CDS encoding phage replisome organizer N-terminal domain-containing protein, translating to MADNKKYYYLKLKENFFESDEAIILESMPDGYIYSNILLKLYLRSLKNDGLLMFNNLIPYNAQMLATITRHQIGTVEKAIQIFRDLQLIEILDNGAIYMTNIQNFVGKSSTDADRKRIEYAKAKQLGQISMKCAEKSPPEIEIELDKERELDKKIDINIDKELEVEEEIKDSSSAANVNNLKIISDYFQQEIGILSPNQFEQLSDYITITKMEVDVVKEAITRAADNSKRSFGYVNSILRNWRQNGILTMVKVEEEQRQFQSRKSKQEEVSEYDTW from the coding sequence ATGGCAGATAACAAAAAGTATTATTACTTAAAATTAAAGGAAAATTTCTTTGAAAGTGATGAAGCAATCATTTTAGAAAGTATGCCTGACGGCTATATCTATAGCAATATTTTGCTCAAGTTATATCTAAGAAGTTTAAAAAATGATGGCTTATTAATGTTTAACAATCTTATTCCTTACAACGCACAAATGCTTGCCACAATTACAAGGCATCAGATTGGCACTGTCGAAAAGGCTATTCAAATTTTTAGAGACCTACAGTTAATCGAAATTCTCGATAACGGTGCGATATATATGACAAATATTCAAAATTTTGTTGGTAAATCAAGCACAGATGCTGACAGAAAAAGAATTGAATATGCAAAGGCTAAACAACTTGGACAAATCTCCATGAAATGTGCGGAGAAATCTCCACCAGAGATAGAGATAGAGTTAGATAAAGAGAGAGAGTTAGATAAAAAGATAGATATAAATATAGATAAAGAGTTAGAAGTAGAAGAAGAGATAAAAGATTCATCTTCTGCTGCTAATGTAAATAACTTAAAAATTATATCTGATTATTTTCAACAAGAAATTGGCATCTTATCTCCGAATCAGTTTGAACAGTTGTCAGACTATATCACCATCACAAAAATGGAAGTGGATGTTGTTAAGGAAGCGATAACGAGAGCTGCTGACAATTCTAAACGTTCTTTTGGATACGTTAACTCTATATTGCGAAATTGGAGACAAAACGGAATCCTTACGATGGTTAAAGTTGAAGAAGAACAAAGGCAATTCCAATCTAGAAAATCTAAACAAGAAGAGGTATCGGAATATGATACTTGGTGA
- a CDS encoding DUF1642 domain-containing protein, translating into MNIEEAKRAIRELEAFNYFDFKGNLIKRIDVLGIIDQLGQPKVVVPKPVFEMIKFRKEHDQDLTTTFVNIHAYPDNVFHWVANNGDLFAQAWLAYPNITIEKEKLYTVEIPNPNREGRGHAKFVLERQGNKVFLVKRKSKDCYYNKNSNHLTESEIRKDFDWAWREGFAEEVTE; encoded by the coding sequence ATGAACATTGAAGAAGCGAAAAGAGCGATAAGAGAACTAGAGGCGTTTAATTATTTCGATTTTAAAGGTAATTTAATTAAACGAATTGATGTATTAGGTATCATCGACCAACTCGGCCAACCAAAAGTGGTAGTGCCGAAGCCGGTATTTGAAATGATTAAGTTTAGAAAAGAACACGACCAGGATTTAACAACAACTTTTGTTAATATACATGCTTATCCAGACAATGTTTTCCATTGGGTGGCAAATAACGGTGATTTATTTGCCCAAGCATGGCTAGCTTATCCAAATATCACCATCGAAAAAGAGAAGCTATATACAGTGGAGATACCAAATCCGAACAGGGAAGGCAGAGGTCATGCCAAGTTTGTGCTTGAAAGACAAGGTAATAAAGTTTTTTTGGTAAAACGAAAATCAAAGGATTGCTACTACAATAAAAACAGCAATCACCTCACTGAATCCGAAATTCGTAAAGATTTCGACTGGGCATGGCGAGAAGGATTTGCGGAGGAGGTGACGGAATGA
- a CDS encoding DUF3310 domain-containing protein: MIEELVHKPKHYNHGEIDLIESWYKTYPWDQFVAIMESHIDKYIKRHRYKGNATQDLEKALEYTKRLIEYWLIESVEE, translated from the coding sequence ATGATAGAAGAATTAGTACATAAACCAAAGCATTATAATCACGGAGAAATTGATTTGATTGAGTCGTGGTATAAGACGTACCCATGGGACCAGTTTGTCGCAATCATGGAAAGTCACATTGATAAATACATTAAACGACATAGATACAAAGGCAATGCGACTCAGGATTTAGAAAAAGCACTCGAATATACAAAGCGTCTCATTGAATATTGGTTAATCGAAAGCGTGGAAGAATGA
- a CDS encoding ATP-binding protein: MILGDEDALAKIAISYQQNTKKEDAVCEKHGCRYITVLKTGLTVCPDCHREELDNQNALHVQKQYERELENKRLYYLKKLSIMDDELENASFDNFRADTAKHKEMLYWAKTMANDWFSGGKGNIIMTGKAGRGKSHLAYSIIRGLSDKTKKLGLLVNVTDLLSEIKRDFSKEAFWMDKLKDVDYLVLDDLGAEKVSDWSTSIIYSLLNKRTNTIITTNLTPAEIRKIYGERIASRIRKGCDKSHIMEFDGMEDERMKLWN, from the coding sequence ATGATACTTGGTGACGAAGACGCACTTGCTAAAATCGCTATATCTTATCAACAAAACACCAAGAAAGAAGATGCTGTCTGTGAAAAACATGGTTGTAGATACATCACAGTCCTCAAGACTGGTTTGACAGTATGTCCAGATTGTCACAGAGAAGAATTAGACAATCAAAACGCTTTGCACGTCCAAAAGCAATATGAGAGAGAGCTTGAAAACAAGCGACTGTACTATCTCAAAAAATTATCAATTATGGACGACGAGTTGGAAAATGCATCATTTGACAATTTTAGGGCTGATACGGCTAAACACAAAGAGATGCTTTATTGGGCAAAGACAATGGCTAACGATTGGTTTAGTGGTGGTAAGGGAAACATCATCATGACTGGCAAAGCAGGACGAGGCAAAAGTCATTTAGCTTATAGCATCATTAGGGGATTGTCTGATAAAACGAAAAAATTAGGCTTGCTTGTAAATGTCACTGACTTACTGTCAGAGATAAAGCGAGACTTTAGCAAGGAAGCATTTTGGATGGATAAGCTAAAAGATGTCGATTATCTGGTGCTAGATGATCTAGGTGCCGAAAAAGTTAGTGACTGGTCCACAAGCATTATTTACAGCTTGCTTAACAAGCGCACAAACACAATCATTACTACCAATCTGACACCTGCCGAAATTAGAAAAATTTATGGAGAGAGAATTGCATCCCGTATCAGAAAAGGCTGCGACAAAAGTCATATCATGGAATTTGATGGCATGGAGGACGAAAGGATGAAGCTATGGAATTGA
- a CDS encoding P63C domain-containing protein — MENEVLHATHEGKLVLDNTTLDVAVLNNGQRIITQAGVFKALDRPSRGNTRVIGIPTFMDAKNLQPLISKDLRGVINKIEYRDLNGRIQLGFDANILPLVSDLYLKAREIGAIKSEAQMRTAQKAEMLVRSLAKVGVTALVDEATGYQYERERFELQKIFKAYISEELLKWQKMFPDDFYMEIFRLNGWSYDVQSIKRRPGVVGKWTNELIYKRLPDGVLEELKRRTPKTKKGQYKARFFQTLTPDIGHPDLNAQIYKVLGIMRISSNWKDFKEKFNVMTSREDGIIELDLEFDEDK, encoded by the coding sequence ATGGAAAATGAAGTTTTACATGCAACTCACGAGGGTAAATTAGTCTTAGATAATACAACTCTTGATGTAGCAGTTTTAAATAACGGTCAGCGAATCATCACCCAAGCTGGTGTTTTTAAAGCATTGGACAGACCTAGTAGAGGCAATACCCGTGTGATCGGAATACCTACTTTTATGGATGCAAAAAACCTTCAACCATTGATATCAAAGGATTTAAGGGGTGTGATCAACAAAATTGAATATAGGGATTTAAATGGTAGGATTCAATTAGGTTTTGATGCTAACATTTTACCGCTAGTATCAGATTTATATTTAAAAGCTAGAGAAATTGGAGCTATCAAATCAGAAGCTCAGATGAGAACTGCACAAAAAGCGGAAATGTTAGTTCGCTCACTTGCGAAAGTTGGTGTTACTGCTTTAGTAGATGAAGCTACTGGTTATCAATATGAGAGAGAACGTTTTGAGCTTCAAAAAATATTTAAAGCATATATTAGTGAAGAATTGCTAAAATGGCAAAAGATGTTTCCAGATGATTTTTATATGGAAATTTTTAGATTGAACGGGTGGAGCTACGATGTTCAATCAATTAAAAGGCGTCCAGGTGTTGTTGGTAAATGGACAAACGAATTGATTTATAAAAGACTGCCTGATGGAGTGTTAGAAGAATTAAAAAGAAGAACTCCAAAAACAAAGAAAGGTCAATATAAAGCTAGATTTTTCCAAACTTTAACACCAGATATAGGACATCCTGATTTAAACGCTCAAATTTATAAAGTTCTTGGGATTATGAGAATTTCATCTAACTGGAAAGATTTCAAAGAGAAATTTAATGTTATGACATCTAGAGAAGACGGTATAATTGAATTAGATTTAGAATTTGATGAAGACAAATAA
- a CDS encoding helix-turn-helix domain-containing protein, whose protein sequence is MNRIKELRKEKGLTQQDLAEEIYVHYRTIQRWENEHKIALDQAQLLADHFDVSVAYLLGYSDTTKDNKDFITISVKEYNELKNRSDVLDGIIETLKDKKCESYF, encoded by the coding sequence ATGAATAGAATAAAAGAGTTACGCAAAGAAAAAGGCTTGACTCAGCAAGATCTTGCAGAAGAAATATACGTGCATTATAGAACGATCCAACGCTGGGAAAATGAACACAAAATTGCGCTTGATCAAGCGCAATTACTAGCAGATCATTTTGATGTATCGGTCGCTTACCTGCTCGGATATAGCGATACTACAAAAGATAACAAAGATTTTATCACAATATCTGTCAAAGAGTACAATGAGCTTAAAAACCGATCAGATGTTTTAGATGGAATTATTGAGACGTTAAAAGATAAGAAATGTGAAAGCTATTTTTGA
- a CDS encoding N-6 DNA methylase yields MIKIDEIHRILGIDEVYKAPKRLTDILFDKDSREDIFRQFLKYETDVSYDWFMQYFEEEQADRKNKKQDFTPKSVSTLLSKIISGNQYYEVAVGTGGILIQAWQEQRLNDSPFTYRPSKYWYHVEELSDKAVPFLLFNMSIRGINGVVVHGDSLTRQVKNIYFLQNTKDDMLSFSDINVMPRTQDIEREFNVKEWIGDAIVHVESKLNAR; encoded by the coding sequence ATGATTAAGATCGATGAGATACATCGCATACTAGGCATCGACGAAGTTTATAAAGCACCCAAACGACTTACGGACATACTCTTTGATAAAGATAGTCGTGAGGATATATTTAGACAGTTTTTGAAATATGAAACAGATGTATCTTACGACTGGTTTATGCAATATTTTGAGGAAGAACAAGCTGACCGCAAAAATAAAAAGCAAGACTTTACGCCTAAATCGGTTAGTACACTATTATCTAAAATAATAAGTGGTAATCAATACTACGAGGTAGCAGTCGGGACGGGTGGGATACTTATCCAAGCATGGCAAGAACAACGATTAAATGACAGTCCATTTACTTATCGTCCGAGTAAATACTGGTATCACGTAGAAGAGTTATCGGACAAAGCAGTACCGTTTCTACTCTTTAATATGTCTATAAGAGGGATAAATGGTGTGGTGGTGCATGGTGACTCTTTAACAAGACAAGTTAAAAACATTTATTTTTTGCAAAATACAAAAGACGACATGCTGAGTTTTAGTGATATTAACGTTATGCCAAGAACTCAAGATATTGAGCGAGAATTTAATGTCAAAGAGTGGATTGGTGATGCGATAGTGCATGTAGAGAGTAAGTTAAATGCGAGGTAA
- a CDS encoding ArpU family phage packaging/lysis transcriptional regulator — protein sequence MTFFPEIDIQKTKSNAKRKLREYPRWRRIANDVDTQKVTATYSFEPRQPYGTPSKPVERLALNRVSAEQELDAIEQAVSMILEPERRRILYDKYLAPYKKADKVIYTELCMSESFYYDTLDIALLAFAELYREGVLLAEKGVFS from the coding sequence ATGACGTTTTTTCCAGAGATTGATATCCAAAAAACAAAATCTAATGCCAAGCGTAAATTGAGAGAGTATCCACGTTGGCGAAGGATAGCTAATGATGTAGATACTCAAAAAGTGACAGCCACTTATTCCTTTGAGCCAAGACAACCGTATGGAACGCCAAGCAAGCCTGTTGAGAGACTAGCGCTCAACCGTGTGTCAGCAGAACAAGAGCTGGATGCGATTGAGCAAGCCGTCAGTATGATACTAGAGCCAGAGAGACGCAGGATTTTGTATGACAAATACTTAGCGCCTTATAAAAAGGCAGATAAGGTTATTTATACAGAATTGTGTATGTCAGAGAGCTTTTACTATGATACACTTGACATTGCTTTGTTAGCTTTTGCAGAGCTGTACAGAGAGGGTGTGTTGCTTGCTGAGAAAGGAGTTTTTAGCTAG
- the ssb gene encoding single-stranded DNA-binding protein → MINNIVLVGRMTKDAELRYTASQVAVATFTLAVNRRFKEQNGEREADFINCVIWRQSAENLANWAKKGALIGVTGRIQTRNYENQQEQRVYVTEVVAESFQMLESRNSQQQSGQDNSSQNDNSQPFGNSNPMDISDDDLPF, encoded by the coding sequence ATGATTAACAACATTGTGCTAGTTGGTCGCATGACCAAGGACGCAGAGCTTCGCTATACAGCGAGTCAAGTAGCTGTAGCTACGTTCACACTTGCGGTAAACCGCAGATTTAAAGAGCAAAACGGGGAGAGAGAAGCAGATTTCATTAACTGTGTTATCTGGCGACAGTCTGCTGAAAATTTAGCCAACTGGGCTAAAAAAGGTGCTTTGATCGGAGTTACGGGTCGTATTCAGACACGTAACTACGAAAACCAACAAGAACAACGTGTCTATGTGACGGAAGTTGTTGCAGAGAGTTTCCAAATGTTGGAAAGTCGAAATAGCCAGCAACAATCTGGTCAAGATAACTCTTCGCAAAACGATAACAGTCAACCGTTTGGCAATTCAAACCCAATGGATATTTCAGACGATGATCTGCCGTTTTAA
- a CDS encoding MerR family transcriptional regulator has protein sequence MAIEIFGPEFRKNLLEDLIALNMEAMKIAQTKNAKSIEWITMKRLEKETGWGRTKLTQWREQGKFNFKRSSENGKVLYDLADVNRFLRTSGYEKGETT, from the coding sequence ATGGCCATTGAAATATTTGGACCTGAGTTTAGAAAAAACCTGCTTGAAGATTTAATCGCTCTAAATATGGAAGCGATGAAAATAGCGCAGACCAAAAACGCCAAGTCTATTGAATGGATAACCATGAAGCGGCTAGAAAAAGAAACAGGATGGGGGAGAACCAAATTGACCCAGTGGAGAGAACAAGGGAAATTTAACTTTAAAAGGTCATCAGAAAACGGGAAAGTACTATATGACCTAGCAGATGTCAATAGATTTTTACGAACCAGTGGATATGAAAAAGGAGAAACAACATGA
- a CDS encoding RusA family crossover junction endodeoxyribonuclease — MVKFIIPIEPKPQKRPRFSRWSGAYEDGDMMAWRKQVTDYVKNNYEGPYFDDGLKVDVTFYLKAPELVSKKPSERAKDKTKQKYQDYINELLYVPKKPDLDNLEKAVYDSISKSEVVWTDDNIIVEHTTRKLYSPNPRIEVKINEL; from the coding sequence GTGGTTAAGTTTATAATACCGATTGAGCCAAAACCGCAAAAACGTCCACGCTTTAGCAGATGGAGTGGAGCTTACGAGGATGGAGATATGATGGCATGGCGGAAGCAGGTCACAGACTATGTTAAAAACAATTACGAAGGGCCTTATTTTGACGACGGTTTAAAAGTTGATGTTACTTTTTATCTAAAAGCACCAGAATTGGTGTCTAAAAAGCCGTCAGAGCGTGCCAAAGATAAGACTAAACAAAAGTATCAGGATTATATAAATGAGCTCTTATATGTGCCAAAGAAGCCCGATTTGGACAACCTTGAAAAAGCAGTATATGACAGCATATCAAAATCAGAGGTTGTGTGGACAGATGACAACATCATTGTCGAGCACACTACACGTAAGCTGTATAGCCCAAATCCCAGAATCGAGGTAAAAATAAACGAATTATGA
- a CDS encoding site-specific integrase has product MKIKSYKKENGETAYKFLLYAGYVNGKRKYIRREGFKTKQAARETLISLQAELDKPKSSMTFGALTDQWLKEYEKTVQCSTYLKTERNINKHILPKLDKVKIGDINPLLIQRLTEEWCNDLKYGGKILGLVRNILNLAVRYGYINNNPALPITPPKIKRKRKMNNNFYTLDQLKQFLELVEKTDNIEKIALFRLLAFTGIRKGELLALTWDDLNGNTLSINKAVTRTQVGLEIDVTKTKSSDRLISLDDETLEILLELHETFPTSTLMFQSESGGIMTPSLPRKWLLQIIKGTDLPQITIHGFRHTHASLLFESGLSLKQVQHRLGHGDLQTTMNVYTHITQSAIDDIGTKFNQFVTNKQLD; this is encoded by the coding sequence ATGAAAATTAAATCATATAAAAAGGAAAATGGTGAAACTGCTTATAAATTTCTTTTGTATGCCGGTTATGTTAATGGAAAAAGAAAATATATTAGGCGAGAAGGTTTCAAAACTAAGCAGGCTGCAAGGGAAACCTTAATTAGTTTACAAGCTGAACTTGATAAACCTAAATCAAGTATGACATTTGGAGCATTGACAGATCAATGGCTAAAGGAATATGAAAAAACCGTTCAGTGCAGTACCTACTTAAAAACAGAAAGAAATATTAATAAACATATTTTGCCAAAACTTGATAAAGTGAAGATTGGAGACATCAACCCACTACTTATCCAGCGGCTTACTGAAGAATGGTGCAACGATTTAAAATATGGAGGAAAAATTCTTGGGCTTGTTAGGAATATCTTAAATCTAGCTGTTAGATACGGATATATCAATAACAATCCAGCTTTGCCAATTACACCTCCAAAAATAAAAAGGAAAAGAAAAATGAATAATAATTTTTATACACTTGATCAACTTAAACAATTCCTTGAACTAGTTGAAAAAACTGACAACATTGAAAAAATAGCCTTGTTTAGATTATTAGCATTTACTGGAATACGAAAAGGGGAGCTTCTGGCACTAACTTGGGATGATTTGAATGGTAATACTCTATCAATTAATAAAGCTGTCACACGTACTCAAGTTGGACTAGAAATAGATGTTACGAAGACAAAATCGAGCGATAGATTAATCAGCTTAGATGATGAAACTTTGGAAATTTTACTAGAACTTCATGAAACTTTTCCTACTTCTACTCTTATGTTCCAATCTGAATCAGGTGGAATTATGACGCCAAGTTTACCACGAAAATGGCTATTGCAAATTATCAAAGGGACAGACTTACCACAAATCACAATTCATGGTTTCAGGCACACTCATGCAAGCTTACTTTTCGAATCAGGTCTATCCTTGAAACAGGTGCAACATAGATTAGGGCATGGAGATTTACAGACAACTATGAACGTATATACTCACATCACGCAATCGGCAATTGATGACATTGGAACTAAATTCAATCAATTTGTTACTAACAAGCAACTAGATTGA
- a CDS encoding DUF3862 domain-containing protein, which yields MTKKHLLTLLLISFFTSFLVACSTTKDKEPQPSDSEIITPRLHQAAHQDKRANFEKIKLATVDSSFTGGTSLEELISLFGEPSQHDPKTAGEVTIDAYTWQFDQVTLTVNLYQNSSIVKTISNFTFARELGLSQKEYQQLQKGMSYEDVKKILTEPDNYSQASSSDHQTLQAIWVSGLKTDTSGANISLVFENNQLTEMSQVGLEE from the coding sequence ATGACAAAAAAACACTTACTAACACTTCTTCTCATCTCTTTTTTTACTAGCTTTTTGGTAGCTTGTTCAACAACGAAAGATAAAGAGCCTCAACCGTCTGATTCAGAAATCATTACTCCCCGACTACACCAAGCCGCTCATCAAGATAAACGCGCTAACTTTGAAAAAATTAAACTTGCGACTGTTGATTCCTCATTTACAGGAGGGACAAGCCTTGAAGAACTTATTTCACTCTTTGGAGAGCCTAGCCAACATGATCCAAAAACAGCAGGCGAAGTAACAATCGACGCTTATACTTGGCAGTTTGATCAAGTTACTCTCACTGTTAATCTTTATCAAAATAGTAGTATTGTTAAAACCATCTCTAATTTTACCTTTGCAAGAGAGTTAGGCTTATCGCAAAAGGAATACCAACAATTACAAAAAGGAATGTCTTATGAAGACGTTAAAAAGATCTTAACAGAACCTGATAATTATAGCCAAGCGTCATCTAGTGATCATCAAACTTTGCAAGCGATTTGGGTTAGTGGCTTAAAGACAGATACAAGCGGAGCTAATATTTCTCTCGTTTTTGAAAATAATCAGTTAACAGAAATGTCTCAGGTAGGACTTGAAGAATAA
- a CDS encoding helix-turn-helix domain-containing protein has translation MTRFAIQRLREEKKMSQEELANKSGVSRTTISLIETDKSTTVKLSTLQKLAVALDVPIGYFFKHNV, from the coding sequence ATGACGAGGTTTGCAATTCAAAGATTGCGTGAAGAAAAGAAAATGTCTCAAGAAGAGCTAGCCAATAAATCTGGAGTTTCACGAACTACTATATCTCTTATTGAAACCGATAAATCTACTACGGTTAAGCTAAGCACTCTTCAAAAATTGGCAGTCGCTTTAGACGTACCTATTGGATATTTTTTTAAACATAATGTTTAA
- a CDS encoding ERF family protein, with protein MRKSESIIEYAKAFCKAQLEVKQPLKDKDNPFFKSKYVPLENVTEAITKAFANNGISFSQDPTTNAENGYIDVATLVMHTSGEWVEYGPLSVKPTKNDVQGAGSAITYAKRYALSAIFGITSDQDDDGNEASKPNKTNQSQKPTNKTSKGASFQTPKISNIQVETYKSDLSDIAKATNQNVKELTKWLTDTLKVKSLEDLRTEQIVSTDDLINKLKKRAGQKND; from the coding sequence ATGAGGAAATCAGAAAGTATAATAGAATATGCTAAAGCCTTTTGTAAAGCTCAGCTAGAGGTAAAACAACCGCTAAAAGATAAAGACAACCCCTTTTTCAAAAGCAAATACGTGCCTCTAGAAAACGTGACGGAAGCGATTACAAAAGCCTTTGCTAATAACGGGATATCTTTTTCGCAGGATCCAACAACAAACGCAGAAAACGGTTATATCGATGTCGCAACGCTAGTCATGCACACGAGTGGCGAATGGGTGGAATACGGACCTTTAAGTGTTAAACCAACAAAAAATGATGTACAAGGCGCTGGTTCGGCTATCACTTACGCAAAACGCTACGCACTATCAGCAATTTTTGGGATAACAAGCGATCAAGATGATGACGGCAATGAAGCTAGCAAACCCAACAAAACAAATCAATCGCAAAAACCAACAAATAAAACGTCAAAAGGGGCAAGCTTCCAAACCCCGAAAATCAGCAATATCCAAGTAGAGACTTATAAATCTGATTTAAGCGATATTGCAAAAGCCACAAATCAAAATGTCAAAGAGCTAACAAAATGGCTAACAGATACCTTAAAAGTTAAATCACTGGAAGATTTACGCACAGAACAGATTGTATCGACTGATGATTTGATTAATAAATTAAAAAAGAGAGCAGGGCAAAAAAATGATTAA